The Apodemus sylvaticus chromosome 5, mApoSyl1.1, whole genome shotgun sequence genome has a segment encoding these proteins:
- the Tfap2c gene encoding transcription factor AP-2 gamma isoform X2 — MLWKITDNVKYEEDCEDRHDSSSNGNPRIPHLSSAGQHLYSPAPPLSHTGVAEYQPPPYFPPPYQQLAYSQSADHYSHLGEAYAAAINPLHQPAATGSQQQAWPGRQSQEGSSLASHHSRSAGLLPHISGLEGGSVSARREAYRRSDLLLPHAHALEAAGLAENLGLHEMAHPIEEVQNVDDPHLLLHDQTVIRKGPISLTKNPLGLPCQKDLVGAVMNPSEVFCSVPGRLSLLSSTSKYKVTVAEVQRRLSPPECLNASLLGGVLRRAKSKNGGRSLREKLDKIGLNLPAGRRKAAHVTLLTSLVEGEAVHLARDFAYVCEAEFPSKAVADYLTRPHLGGRNEMAARKSMLLAAQQVCKEFTDLLHQDRTPNGNSRPTPVLEANIQNCLSHFSLITHGFGSQAICAAVSAVQNYIKEALIAIDKSYMNPGDQSPADSSKTIEKMEKHRK, encoded by the exons ATGTTGTGGAAAATAACTGATAATGTCAAGTATGAAGAGGATTGCGAG GATCGCCACGACTCGAGCAGTAATGGCAACCCTCGTATCCCTCACCTCTCCTCGGCGGGACAGCATCTCTACAGTCCCGCGCCGCCTCTCTCGCACACCGGGGTTGCAGAGTACCAGCCGCCTCCGTACTTCCCGCCGCCTTACCAGCAGCTGGCATACTCGCAGTCCGCCGACCATTACTCGCACCTGGGCGAGGCTTACGCTGCCGCCATCAACCCCCTGCACCAGCCCGCGGCCACCGGCAGCCAGCAGCAGGCCTGGCCCGGCCGACAGAGTCAGGAGGGCTCTAGCCTGGCCTCGCACCACAGCCGCTCTGCAGGTCTTCTACCCCATATTTCGGGGCTGGAGGGGGGCTCGGTGAGTGCCCGGCGGGAAGCCTACCGCCGTTCCGATCTGCTGCTGCCTCATGCGCACGCCCTGGAAGCCGCCGGCCTGGCTGAGAACCTGGGGCTGCACGAGATGGCTCACCCTATAGAGGAGGTGCAG AATGTGGACGACCCGCACCTGCTTCTACACGATCAGACTGTCATCCGCAAAG GGCCCATTTCACTGACCAAGAACCCTTTGGGTCTCCCCTGTCAGAAGGACCTGGTGGGAGCGGTCATGAACCCTAGCGAGGTCTTTTGCTCCGTCCCTGGGAGGCTGTCCCTGCTCAGCTCCACATCTAAGTACAAAGTAACAGTGGCTGAGGTACAGAGGCGACTGTCACCACCGGAATGCCTAAATGCATCGCTCCTGGGAGGCGTGCTCAGAAG AGCAAAATCCAAAAATGGTGGCCGGTCCTTGAGGGAGAAGTTGGATAAAATCGGGTTGAACCTTCCGGCTGGGAGACGGAAAGCTGCCCACGTCACTCTCCTCACGTCTCTGGTGGAAG GGGAAGCCGTCCACCTGGCGCGGGACTTCGCCTATGTCTGCGAGGCCGAGTTTCCCAGTAAGGCGGTGGCTGACTATTTAACGAGACCGCATCTTGGGGGCCGGAACGAGATGGCCGCTAGGAAGAGCATGTTGCTGGCTGCACA GCAAGTGTGCAAGGAATTCACTGACCTCCTCCATCAAGATCGAACACCCAACGGGAACAGCAGGCCCACCCCGGTCCTGGAGGCGAACATACAAAACTGTTTGTCTCATTTCAGCCTGATAACTCATGGCTTTGGTAGCCAGGCCATCTGCGCGGCGGTCTCCGCGGTGCAGAATTATATCAAGGAGGCCCTCATCGCCATCGACAAGTCCTACATGAACCCGGGGGACCAGAGTCCGGCTGACTCCAGCAAGACgatagagaaaatggaaaagcaCCGGAAGTGA
- the Tfap2c gene encoding transcription factor AP-2 gamma isoform X1 gives MGGGLLNEGAARRGRRTPIPWGSGYRPVSRNAPLAPPSAASDEAQESSPEGLKDSFPQDRHDSSSNGNPRIPHLSSAGQHLYSPAPPLSHTGVAEYQPPPYFPPPYQQLAYSQSADHYSHLGEAYAAAINPLHQPAATGSQQQAWPGRQSQEGSSLASHHSRSAGLLPHISGLEGGSVSARREAYRRSDLLLPHAHALEAAGLAENLGLHEMAHPIEEVQNVDDPHLLLHDQTVIRKGPISLTKNPLGLPCQKDLVGAVMNPSEVFCSVPGRLSLLSSTSKYKVTVAEVQRRLSPPECLNASLLGGVLRRAKSKNGGRSLREKLDKIGLNLPAGRRKAAHVTLLTSLVEGEAVHLARDFAYVCEAEFPSKAVADYLTRPHLGGRNEMAARKSMLLAAQQVCKEFTDLLHQDRTPNGNSRPTPVLEANIQNCLSHFSLITHGFGSQAICAAVSAVQNYIKEALIAIDKSYMNPGDQSPADSSKTIEKMEKHRK, from the exons ATGGGAGGAGGGTTGTTGAACGAGGGCGCCGCGCGCCGAGGGCGCCGCACGCCGATCCCCTGGGGCTCGGGTTACCGGCCCGTGTCGCGGAACGCGCCCTTGGCACCTCCAAGCGCCGCCAGCGACGAAGCGCAGGAGTCTTCGCCGGAGGGCTTGAAGGATTCGTTCCCTCAG GATCGCCACGACTCGAGCAGTAATGGCAACCCTCGTATCCCTCACCTCTCCTCGGCGGGACAGCATCTCTACAGTCCCGCGCCGCCTCTCTCGCACACCGGGGTTGCAGAGTACCAGCCGCCTCCGTACTTCCCGCCGCCTTACCAGCAGCTGGCATACTCGCAGTCCGCCGACCATTACTCGCACCTGGGCGAGGCTTACGCTGCCGCCATCAACCCCCTGCACCAGCCCGCGGCCACCGGCAGCCAGCAGCAGGCCTGGCCCGGCCGACAGAGTCAGGAGGGCTCTAGCCTGGCCTCGCACCACAGCCGCTCTGCAGGTCTTCTACCCCATATTTCGGGGCTGGAGGGGGGCTCGGTGAGTGCCCGGCGGGAAGCCTACCGCCGTTCCGATCTGCTGCTGCCTCATGCGCACGCCCTGGAAGCCGCCGGCCTGGCTGAGAACCTGGGGCTGCACGAGATGGCTCACCCTATAGAGGAGGTGCAG AATGTGGACGACCCGCACCTGCTTCTACACGATCAGACTGTCATCCGCAAAG GGCCCATTTCACTGACCAAGAACCCTTTGGGTCTCCCCTGTCAGAAGGACCTGGTGGGAGCGGTCATGAACCCTAGCGAGGTCTTTTGCTCCGTCCCTGGGAGGCTGTCCCTGCTCAGCTCCACATCTAAGTACAAAGTAACAGTGGCTGAGGTACAGAGGCGACTGTCACCACCGGAATGCCTAAATGCATCGCTCCTGGGAGGCGTGCTCAGAAG AGCAAAATCCAAAAATGGTGGCCGGTCCTTGAGGGAGAAGTTGGATAAAATCGGGTTGAACCTTCCGGCTGGGAGACGGAAAGCTGCCCACGTCACTCTCCTCACGTCTCTGGTGGAAG GGGAAGCCGTCCACCTGGCGCGGGACTTCGCCTATGTCTGCGAGGCCGAGTTTCCCAGTAAGGCGGTGGCTGACTATTTAACGAGACCGCATCTTGGGGGCCGGAACGAGATGGCCGCTAGGAAGAGCATGTTGCTGGCTGCACA GCAAGTGTGCAAGGAATTCACTGACCTCCTCCATCAAGATCGAACACCCAACGGGAACAGCAGGCCCACCCCGGTCCTGGAGGCGAACATACAAAACTGTTTGTCTCATTTCAGCCTGATAACTCATGGCTTTGGTAGCCAGGCCATCTGCGCGGCGGTCTCCGCGGTGCAGAATTATATCAAGGAGGCCCTCATCGCCATCGACAAGTCCTACATGAACCCGGGGGACCAGAGTCCGGCTGACTCCAGCAAGACgatagagaaaatggaaaagcaCCGGAAGTGA